In the Apteryx mantelli isolate bAptMan1 chromosome 13, bAptMan1.hap1, whole genome shotgun sequence genome, one interval contains:
- the GAB3 gene encoding GRB2-associated-binding protein 3 isoform X2: MSSGDVVCTGWLIKSPPEKKLKRYAWRKRWFVLRRGRMSGNPDVLEYYRNNHSKKPIRIIDLNECEVLKHSGPNFIKKEFQNNFVFIVRTTYRTFYLVAKTEEEMQIWVHNISQICNFGHLEDGTDSVESLSHTTSSPQPSPAASTHASHVADPSFSVNGATADASTTEETPSESESVFLPDYLFLSNCESGKLGHTRCDSWSNSDRSLEQTSSDDVFVDSLQSQPSLYLVQPSSAGTIHQDGAPVANHGAISRSIDISGPPSDFSSSSPLLGTPLTPTFQIDKSQNALSYGITKLDVLSNTPPPRPPKPTHFSDRRGEEPGGGVLHNGHAGICRAQVALVPRRISLSSLDNVRNWKDMEGSSLRSRDKRLSLNLPCRFSPLYSTVSDSTEDSYVPMRPSTSPSIPGSDCSPDGYIPMSPGSATFTFPVVSTEKLTSPLPELPSDLEPPPVNRDLKPRRKSRPPPLDLRNLSTIREHAAVTRMWTVPYNRMSFISPERDGINSARIFANSVSGEEEESYIHMEHRQATSPYSGAFPWTRKSNLDYLALDFNSASPSPVQKKPFLSEEQRVDYVQVDEQKTQALQNTKQEWTDERQSKV; this comes from the exons GCATGGCGCAAGCGCTGGTTCGTGCTACGCAGAGGCCGCATGAGTGGGAACCCGGACGTGCTGGAGTACTACAGGAACAACCACTCCAAGAAACCCATTCGCATCATCGACCTCAATGAGTGTGAAGTGCTGAAACACTCGGGGCCCAACTTTATCAAGAAGGAATTTCAGAACAACTTTGTCTTCATTGTGAGAACCACCTATCGCACCTTCTACCTGGTAGCCAAAACCGAGGAAGAGATGCAGATCTGGGTGCACAACATCAGCCAGATCTGTAATTTTGGGCATTTAGAAGATGGCACAG ATTCTGTGGAGAGCCTGTCGCATACCACCTCGTCCCCACAGCCCTCGCCGGCCGCCTCCACCCACGCCTCCCACGTCGCCGATCCCTCCTTCTCCGTCAACGGCGCCACGGCCGACGCCTCCACCACGGAGGAGACCCCCAGCGAGTCGGAGTCGGTCTTCCTCCCCGATTACCTCTTCCTCTCCAACTGCGAGTCGGGCAAGCTGGGTCACACCAG ATGTGACAGCTGGTCGAACTCTGACAGATCACTGGAGCAGACTTCATCGGATGACGTTTTTGTCGACTCCTTGCAGTCCCAGCCCTCCTTGTACCTTGTGCAGCCATCCAGTGCTGGCACCATCCACCAGGACGGGGCCCCCGTGGCAAACCATGGAGCCATCTCCAGGAGCATAGACATTAGCGGGCCACCCAGtgacttttcctcctcctctccattgCTGGGGACACCGCTAACACCAACTTTTCAGATTGACAAGAGCCAAAACGCGCTGTCCTATGGTATAACCAAGCTGGATGTGCTGTCCAACACgccaccgccccggccgcccAAGCCCACCCACTTCTCTGACAGGAGAGGGGAAGAGCCGGGTGGCGGGGTCCTCCACAACGGCCATGCGGGAATCTGCCGGGCCCAGGTCGCTTTAGTGCCAAGGAGAATCTCCTTGTCCAGTTTAGACAACGTCAGGAACTGGAAAG ACATGGAAGGCAGTTCTTTAAGAAGCCGGGATAAGAGGCTTAGCTTGAATTTG CCCTGTCGATTCTCCCCGCTCTATTCAACCGTGTCGGACAGCACGGAGGACAGCTACGTGCCCATGCGCCCCAGCACCTCGCCGTCCATCCCCGGCTCTGACTGCTCGCCCGATGGCTACATTCCCATGAGCCCAGGCTCAGCCACATTTACCTTTCCTGTCGTCAGCACTGAAAAACTCACCAGCCCCCTGCCTGAGCTTCCCTCAGACCTGGAGCCCCCGCCAGTGAACCGAGACCTCAAGCCTCGTAGGAAAT CACGGCCTCCTCCACTGGACCTGAGAAACCTCTCCACAATCCGGGAGCATGCTGCCGTGACCAGGATGTGGACTGTGCCTTA CAATCGAATGAGCTTTATCTCACCAGAAAGAGACGGTATTAATTCAGCAAGAATATTTGCCAATTCAGTTTccggagaagaggaagaaagttaCATTCATATG GAACACAGACAGGCAACATCTCCATACAGTGGTGCTTTTCCATGGACAAGGAAATCTAACCTTGATTACTTAGCATTGGATTTTAATTCTGCTTCCCCATCCCCTGTACAGAAG AAACCTTTTCTCTCTGAGGAGCAGAGAGTGGACTACGTCCAGGTAGATGAGCAGAAGACTCAAGCTTTACAGAACACTAAGCAGGAATGGACAGATGAGAGGCAATCTAAAGTTTAA
- the GAB3 gene encoding GRB2-associated-binding protein 3 isoform X3 yields the protein MSSGDVVCTGWLIKSPPEKKLKRYAWRKRWFVLRRGRMSGNPDVLEYYRNNHSKKPIRIIDLNECEVLKHSGPNFIKKEFQNNFVFIVRTTYRTFYLVAKTEEEMQIWVHNISQICNFGHLEDGTDSVESLSHTTSSPQPSPAASTHASHVADPSFSVNGATADASTTEETPSESESVFLPDYLFLSNCESGKLGHTRCDSWSNSDRSLEQTSSDDVFVDSLQSQPSLYLVQPSSAGTIHQDGAPVANHGAISRSIDISGPPSDFSSSSPLLGTPLTPTFQIDKSQNALSYGITKLDVLSNTPPPRPPKPTHFSDRRGEEPGGGVLHNGHAGICRAQVALVPRRISLSSLDNVRNWKADMEGSSLRSRDKRLSLNLPCRFSPLYSTVSDSTEDSYVPMRPSTSPSIPGSDCSPDGYIPMSPGSATFTFPVVSTEKLTSPLPELPSDLEPPPVNRDLKPRRKSRPPPLDLRNLSTIREHAAVTRMWTVPYNRMSFISPERDGINSARIFANSVSGEEEESYIHMVEMDLKTLDLRQCLQIWLRSQSPMAMAVQVYCKTDD from the exons GCATGGCGCAAGCGCTGGTTCGTGCTACGCAGAGGCCGCATGAGTGGGAACCCGGACGTGCTGGAGTACTACAGGAACAACCACTCCAAGAAACCCATTCGCATCATCGACCTCAATGAGTGTGAAGTGCTGAAACACTCGGGGCCCAACTTTATCAAGAAGGAATTTCAGAACAACTTTGTCTTCATTGTGAGAACCACCTATCGCACCTTCTACCTGGTAGCCAAAACCGAGGAAGAGATGCAGATCTGGGTGCACAACATCAGCCAGATCTGTAATTTTGGGCATTTAGAAGATGGCACAG ATTCTGTGGAGAGCCTGTCGCATACCACCTCGTCCCCACAGCCCTCGCCGGCCGCCTCCACCCACGCCTCCCACGTCGCCGATCCCTCCTTCTCCGTCAACGGCGCCACGGCCGACGCCTCCACCACGGAGGAGACCCCCAGCGAGTCGGAGTCGGTCTTCCTCCCCGATTACCTCTTCCTCTCCAACTGCGAGTCGGGCAAGCTGGGTCACACCAG ATGTGACAGCTGGTCGAACTCTGACAGATCACTGGAGCAGACTTCATCGGATGACGTTTTTGTCGACTCCTTGCAGTCCCAGCCCTCCTTGTACCTTGTGCAGCCATCCAGTGCTGGCACCATCCACCAGGACGGGGCCCCCGTGGCAAACCATGGAGCCATCTCCAGGAGCATAGACATTAGCGGGCCACCCAGtgacttttcctcctcctctccattgCTGGGGACACCGCTAACACCAACTTTTCAGATTGACAAGAGCCAAAACGCGCTGTCCTATGGTATAACCAAGCTGGATGTGCTGTCCAACACgccaccgccccggccgcccAAGCCCACCCACTTCTCTGACAGGAGAGGGGAAGAGCCGGGTGGCGGGGTCCTCCACAACGGCCATGCGGGAATCTGCCGGGCCCAGGTCGCTTTAGTGCCAAGGAGAATCTCCTTGTCCAGTTTAGACAACGTCAGGAACTGGAAAG CAGACATGGAAGGCAGTTCTTTAAGAAGCCGGGATAAGAGGCTTAGCTTGAATTTG CCCTGTCGATTCTCCCCGCTCTATTCAACCGTGTCGGACAGCACGGAGGACAGCTACGTGCCCATGCGCCCCAGCACCTCGCCGTCCATCCCCGGCTCTGACTGCTCGCCCGATGGCTACATTCCCATGAGCCCAGGCTCAGCCACATTTACCTTTCCTGTCGTCAGCACTGAAAAACTCACCAGCCCCCTGCCTGAGCTTCCCTCAGACCTGGAGCCCCCGCCAGTGAACCGAGACCTCAAGCCTCGTAGGAAAT CACGGCCTCCTCCACTGGACCTGAGAAACCTCTCCACAATCCGGGAGCATGCTGCCGTGACCAGGATGTGGACTGTGCCTTA CAATCGAATGAGCTTTATCTCACCAGAAAGAGACGGTATTAATTCAGCAAGAATATTTGCCAATTCAGTTTccggagaagaggaagaaagttaCATTCATATG GTGGAAATGGATCTCAAAACCCTTGATCTGCGTCAGTGTCTACAAATCTGGCTCCGTAGCCAAAGCCCAATGGCAATGGCTGTGCAAGTGTATTGCAAAACTGATGACTGA
- the GAB3 gene encoding GRB2-associated-binding protein 3 isoform X1, giving the protein MSSGDVVCTGWLIKSPPEKKLKRYAWRKRWFVLRRGRMSGNPDVLEYYRNNHSKKPIRIIDLNECEVLKHSGPNFIKKEFQNNFVFIVRTTYRTFYLVAKTEEEMQIWVHNISQICNFGHLEDGTDSVESLSHTTSSPQPSPAASTHASHVADPSFSVNGATADASTTEETPSESESVFLPDYLFLSNCESGKLGHTRCDSWSNSDRSLEQTSSDDVFVDSLQSQPSLYLVQPSSAGTIHQDGAPVANHGAISRSIDISGPPSDFSSSSPLLGTPLTPTFQIDKSQNALSYGITKLDVLSNTPPPRPPKPTHFSDRRGEEPGGGVLHNGHAGICRAQVALVPRRISLSSLDNVRNWKADMEGSSLRSRDKRLSLNLPCRFSPLYSTVSDSTEDSYVPMRPSTSPSIPGSDCSPDGYIPMSPGSATFTFPVVSTEKLTSPLPELPSDLEPPPVNRDLKPRRKSRPPPLDLRNLSTIREHAAVTRMWTVPYNRMSFISPERDGINSARIFANSVSGEEEESYIHMEHRQATSPYSGAFPWTRKSNLDYLALDFNSASPSPVQKKPFLSEEQRVDYVQVDEQKTQALQNTKQEWTDERQSKV; this is encoded by the exons GCATGGCGCAAGCGCTGGTTCGTGCTACGCAGAGGCCGCATGAGTGGGAACCCGGACGTGCTGGAGTACTACAGGAACAACCACTCCAAGAAACCCATTCGCATCATCGACCTCAATGAGTGTGAAGTGCTGAAACACTCGGGGCCCAACTTTATCAAGAAGGAATTTCAGAACAACTTTGTCTTCATTGTGAGAACCACCTATCGCACCTTCTACCTGGTAGCCAAAACCGAGGAAGAGATGCAGATCTGGGTGCACAACATCAGCCAGATCTGTAATTTTGGGCATTTAGAAGATGGCACAG ATTCTGTGGAGAGCCTGTCGCATACCACCTCGTCCCCACAGCCCTCGCCGGCCGCCTCCACCCACGCCTCCCACGTCGCCGATCCCTCCTTCTCCGTCAACGGCGCCACGGCCGACGCCTCCACCACGGAGGAGACCCCCAGCGAGTCGGAGTCGGTCTTCCTCCCCGATTACCTCTTCCTCTCCAACTGCGAGTCGGGCAAGCTGGGTCACACCAG ATGTGACAGCTGGTCGAACTCTGACAGATCACTGGAGCAGACTTCATCGGATGACGTTTTTGTCGACTCCTTGCAGTCCCAGCCCTCCTTGTACCTTGTGCAGCCATCCAGTGCTGGCACCATCCACCAGGACGGGGCCCCCGTGGCAAACCATGGAGCCATCTCCAGGAGCATAGACATTAGCGGGCCACCCAGtgacttttcctcctcctctccattgCTGGGGACACCGCTAACACCAACTTTTCAGATTGACAAGAGCCAAAACGCGCTGTCCTATGGTATAACCAAGCTGGATGTGCTGTCCAACACgccaccgccccggccgcccAAGCCCACCCACTTCTCTGACAGGAGAGGGGAAGAGCCGGGTGGCGGGGTCCTCCACAACGGCCATGCGGGAATCTGCCGGGCCCAGGTCGCTTTAGTGCCAAGGAGAATCTCCTTGTCCAGTTTAGACAACGTCAGGAACTGGAAAG CAGACATGGAAGGCAGTTCTTTAAGAAGCCGGGATAAGAGGCTTAGCTTGAATTTG CCCTGTCGATTCTCCCCGCTCTATTCAACCGTGTCGGACAGCACGGAGGACAGCTACGTGCCCATGCGCCCCAGCACCTCGCCGTCCATCCCCGGCTCTGACTGCTCGCCCGATGGCTACATTCCCATGAGCCCAGGCTCAGCCACATTTACCTTTCCTGTCGTCAGCACTGAAAAACTCACCAGCCCCCTGCCTGAGCTTCCCTCAGACCTGGAGCCCCCGCCAGTGAACCGAGACCTCAAGCCTCGTAGGAAAT CACGGCCTCCTCCACTGGACCTGAGAAACCTCTCCACAATCCGGGAGCATGCTGCCGTGACCAGGATGTGGACTGTGCCTTA CAATCGAATGAGCTTTATCTCACCAGAAAGAGACGGTATTAATTCAGCAAGAATATTTGCCAATTCAGTTTccggagaagaggaagaaagttaCATTCATATG GAACACAGACAGGCAACATCTCCATACAGTGGTGCTTTTCCATGGACAAGGAAATCTAACCTTGATTACTTAGCATTGGATTTTAATTCTGCTTCCCCATCCCCTGTACAGAAG AAACCTTTTCTCTCTGAGGAGCAGAGAGTGGACTACGTCCAGGTAGATGAGCAGAAGACTCAAGCTTTACAGAACACTAAGCAGGAATGGACAGATGAGAGGCAATCTAAAGTTTAA